One stretch of Punica granatum isolate Tunisia-2019 chromosome 5, ASM765513v2, whole genome shotgun sequence DNA includes these proteins:
- the LOC116209322 gene encoding cell wall / vacuolar inhibitor of fructosidase 1-like yields the protein MKSFSCLSLIFLLQLILLPVLLLSCPVPNDTSLIEKTCKKTPYHDLCVSSLESNPNSSYADVSGLAEIIIDSALLNATDTLNYTRLLINQMSDPTTERPLDYCAELYIPVVKYTLPQGKDAFDKGQYKFALYCLSNAAKQADTCDKMFHDSIVKPLSDRNNIFRELCSVAVAIINIVLKGK from the coding sequence ATGAAGAGTTTCAGTTGCCTCTCATTGATATTCCTCCTCCAACTTATCCTACTTCCCGTCCTGTTATTATCATGTCCCGTCCCGAACGACACGAGCTTGATCGAGAAGACATGCAAGAAGACGCCCTACCACGACCTCTGTGTGTCGTCCCTCGAGTCGAACCCGAACAGCTCGTACGCGGATGTCAGTGGGCTGGCAGAGATAATAATCGACTCGGCCCTGCTTAATGCAACCGACACGCTCAACTACACACGACTGCTGATAAACCAGATGTCAGATCCGACCACGGAGCGGCCCCTGGACTACTGCGCCGAGCTGTACATTCCAGTCGTGAAGTACACTCTACCTCAGGGAAAGGATGCCTTTGACAAGGGGCAGTACAAGTTCGCACTGTACTGCCTGTCCAACGCCGCGAAGCAAGCGGACACGTGCGACAAGATGTTCCATGACTCAATCGTGAAACCGCTGAGTGACCGGAACAATATCTTTCGGGAACTCTGCAGCGTGGCAGTAGCGATTATAAACATAGTGTTGAAGGGTAAATGA
- the LOC116209321 gene encoding uncharacterized protein LOC116209321: MDHTATGDRDFDVDLESGRIVDKNENEAIVYINLMNPKEVEDPILLTPERVGGCKTPGSAEKKEASKEKRKKSSNKKPPRPPRPPRCPSLDAADQKLMREITELAMLKRARIERMKALKKAKNCKASSFSSNTVLALVFTVIFFIVVIFQGVSPKAESPLMSLEGPSPESAGGLISVQYHLSSSVNFVNPPTDASHSLVQKVAVSDAHEEPAGTVAG, from the exons ATGGACCATACTGCCACGGGAGATAGAGATTTCGATGTTGATCTTGAAAGTGGTAGGATAGTtgacaaaaatgaaaatgaagcTATCGTGTATATAAACCTGATGAACCCTAAAGAAGTTGAGGACCCGATATTGCTAACGCCCGAGAGAGTCGGGGGTTGTAAAACTCCGGGCAGTGCTGAGAAGAAGGAAGCTTCTAAGGAGAAACGTAAGAAGTCAAGCAACAAGAAGCCGCCAAGGCCTCCTCGGCCACCGCGTTGCCCATCGCTTGACGCTGCTGATCAGAAGCTGATGAGAGAGATCACTGAGCTCGCCATGCTGAAGCGGGCAAGGATCGAGAGGATGAAGGCCCTGAAGAAGGCCAAGAATTGCAAGGCTTCCTCTTTCTCAAGCAATACGGTTCTTGCCCTGGTCTTCACAGTCATATTCTTCATCGTAGTTATATTTCAAG GAGTGTCTCCAAAGGCGGAATCCCCTTTGATGAGCTTGGAAGGGCCTTCGCCTGAGTCAGCAGGAGGGTTGATCTCAGTACAGTATCACCTGAGCTCATCTGTAAATTTTGTGAATCCACCTACAGATGCTTCCCACAG TTTGGTACAGAAGGTAGCTGTTTCGGATGCACATGAAGAGCCAGCAGGTACAGTTGCGGGATGA